A portion of the Bradysia coprophila strain Holo2 unplaced genomic scaffold, BU_Bcop_v1 contig_297, whole genome shotgun sequence genome contains these proteins:
- the LOC119078627 gene encoding chymotrypsin-2-like, producing MAKYMTTSLSDSTPTAVTPNKMKAVLMCLVFYLPLMLCLYGGIDVKYQSFFIVTLQDNTEHFCNGALVSSRFVLTAASCVKDKQPQDITLKVWIVTSGSTGIPMVVEEIIYKNPTGQKNVHNNIALLRLAKITEHKDELTPFELERLVDGAEENVHCSLYGWGKKSIDDLRVLDTLQMAKSQTGSLSFCKTHNSDVDETNICIYDANSGLCDLDTGGLLTSPDLCLWGIATEQHSCGNRTGDVYTRVYSHIDWIRETMKEDSNDSVNQHTPETIIVLTATHVILTIWLN from the exons ATGGCCAAGTACATGACGACTTCATTGTCTGATAGCACACCAACAGCGg TCACaccaaacaaaatgaaagCAGTGCTGATGTGTCTAGTGTTTTACTTGCCACTTATGCTATGTTTGTATGGTGGAATAGATGTCAAATATCAATCTTTTTTCATTGTTACACTCCAGGACAATACTGAACATTTCTGTAACGGTGCCTTAGTTTCATCACGATTCGTACTGACCGCAGCTTCTTGCGTGAAGGATAAACAACCTCAAGATATTACACTGAAAGTTTGGATAGTGACTAGTGGCAGTACCGGAATACCAATGGTCGTTGAGGAAATTATATATAAGAATCCCACTGGACAGAAAAACGTGCACAACAATATCGCTTTACTGCGTCTAGCTAAAATAACCGAACATAAGGACGAGTTGACACCATTCGAATTAGAGCGACTTGTTGATGGAGCGGAAGAAAATGTACACTGCAGCTTGTACGGATGGGGTAAGAAGTCG ATCGATGATTTGAGAGTCTTAGACACTTTACAGATGGCGAAGAGCCAAACCGGCAGTCTAAGTTTTTGCAAAACACACAACAGCGACGTCGATGAAACTAACATATGCATTTATGATGCGAATAGTGGTCTTTGTGATCTCGACACAG GTGGTCTATTGACTTCTCCTGATTTATGCTTGTGGGGAATCGCAACTGAACAGCATTCG TGTGGCAACA GGACCGGCGATGTGTACACACGTGTATACTCACACATAGACTGGATTCGGGAAACAATGAAAGAAGACTCGAATGACTCAGTCAATCAACACACACCAGAAACTATCATTGTTTTAACTGCAACCCATGTAATTTTAACGATTTGGCTGAATTGA
- the LOC119078478 gene encoding serine protease ami-like: MKIAALCIVLSIPFVSSIIGGEDKEHKPNHMFLASIQHHHKHLCCGVFVTPKFVLTASSCVKDKLSDYILVVANITDLRDNPLHTEHLRIDKIISKDPIGQKNVHDNIALLVLSEFAVIRVKESQYIRTIKLEDEGFKPEEGKDCIIYGWGTKSIVSSEPSRMLQVGSTEIALLTTCKEYNSDVDESNLCANNSEATLCTFDIGDPLISLWGNFLWGIATDEYACAGKSSDVFTRVDYHMDWILRTIDENSSTRHRPRAIIIGTAIIVLLIHFA, encoded by the exons ATGAAGATTGCTGCTCTTTGTATTGTATTGTCCATACCATTTGTTTCAAGCATAATTGGTGGCGAAGATAAAGAACACAAACCGAATCATATGTTCCTCGCTTCGATTCAGCACCATCATAAACATTTGTGTTGTGGTGTATTTGTAACACCTAAATTCGTACTGACTGCATCTTCTTGTGTGAAGGACAAGCTGTCAGATTATATTTTAGTTGTGGCTAACATAACCGATTTACGGGATAATCCTCTTCACACAGAACACCTACGCATTGACAAGATTATTAGCAAAGATCCTATTGGCCAGAAGAACGTTCACGACAATATCGCTTTATTGGTTTTATCTGAGTTCGCCGTCATAAGAGTGAAGGAATCTCAATATATTAGAACAATTAAGTTGGAAGATGAAGGGTTTAAACCTGAAGAAGGGAAAGACTGCATAATCTACGGTTGGGGCACGAAATCA atcGTTAGCAGCGAGCCTTCAAGAATGTTACAAGTAGGATCAACAGAAATAGCTTTATTGACTACGTGTAAAGAGTATAACAGTGATGTGGATGAATCCAACTTATGCGCCAACAATTCTGAAGCAACCCTCTGTACTTTTGATATTG GTGATCCATTGATATCTCTATGGGGAAATTTCTTATGGGGAATAGCGACTGATGAATATGCG tgTGCAGGCA AATCCAGCGATGTGTTCACCCGAGTTGACTACCACATGGACTGGATTCTCAGAACAATTGATGAAAATTCGTCAACACGACACAGGCCACGTGCAATCATAATAGGAACAGCAATTATTGTACTTTTGATACACTTCGCGTAA